The following are encoded together in the Phocoena sinus isolate mPhoSin1 chromosome 11, mPhoSin1.pri, whole genome shotgun sequence genome:
- the LOC116762182 gene encoding LOW QUALITY PROTEIN: MHC class I polypeptide-related sequence B-like (The sequence of the model RefSeq protein was modified relative to this genomic sequence to represent the inferred CDS: inserted 3 bases in 2 codons), whose protein sequence is MGPQQRGELKGQCSSQGSELRGRPVFSSVILITASHLSLSNRPSRSCHTKDKIPRSWASTAKTPKPLRVRVEGKKRRIRRASEKEEGAAARKEKQVAKERSRAGQWNDHRPGGGISRGETAPPSGPAPRGLPRLLLVLPFLAGAALSVLPATAAGSHSLHYNLTALTRDGSVQSSFFAGGHLDGQALLRYDRETGRVQPQGLWAEELGAETWDTESKDLTETWKDFRELLAEILALQEEKGGVNSLQEIXGCEIREDNHAWSFRFRYYDGELLLSCHPETXTTAPQSLAQNLAVEMEKSWDTDGFQSKYYQAHVQGELCGRLRGYLESWTGFRERTEPLAYKTWINARCSQVTIMASHNWDFSPRCQTLCPSVPREELRSAARALNSAPSSGLTSTFPFVSQ, encoded by the exons ATGGGTCCTCAGCAGCGGGGAGAGCTAAAGGGCCAGTGCAG CTCCCAAGGCAGCGAGCTGAGAGGACGCCCCGTTTTCTCCTCCGTCATCCTCATCACGGCCTCACATCTCAGCCTCAGCAATAGGCCCTCTAGAAGCTGCCACACAAAAGATAAAATCCCCAGGTCCTGGGCCAGCACAGCTAAAACCCCTAAACCGCTGAGGGTgagagtggaaggaaagaaaaggagaataagGAGAGCAAGCGAGAAGGAAGAAGGCGCAGCGGCGAGGAAGGAGAAGCAAGTTGCAAAGGAACGGAGCAGGGCCGGTCAGTGGAACGACCACAGGCCAGGAGGCGGCATCTCCCGGGGAGAAACAGCTCCACCCAGCGGTCCAGCTCCGCGCGGCTTGCCAAGGCTCCTCCTTGTCCTGCCGTTTCTAGCCGGCGCTGCCCTTTCTGTGCTCCCGGCTACCGCCGCTG GATCACACAGTCTTCATTACAACCTCACGGCGCTGACCCGGGATGGATCTGTGCAGTCCAGCTTTTTCGCTGGGGGACACTTGGATGGCCAGGCCCTCCTGCGCTATGACCGTGAGACAGGCAGGGTACAACCCCAGGGGCTGTGGGCAGaagagctgggagctgagacgTGGGACACAGAGTCCAAGGACTTGACAGAGACGTGGAAGGACTTCAGAGAGCTTCTAGCAGAAATCTTGGCCCtgcaggaggagaaaggag GTGTGAATTCCCTCCAGGAGA TGGGCTGTGAAATCCGAGAAGACAACCACGCCTGGAGCTTCAGGTTTCGCTACTATGATGGGGAGCTCCTCCTCTCCTGTCACCCAGAGAC CACTACAGCGCCCCAGTCCTTGGCTCAGAACCTGGCCGTGGAAATGGAGAAGTCCTGGGACACAGATGGCTTTCAAAGCAAGTATTACCAGGCCCACGTGCAGGGAGAGCTTTGTGGAAGACTGCGGGGCTATCTGGAATCCTGGACAGGCTTCAGGGAGAGAACAG agCCGTTAGCCTACAAGACCTGGATCAATGCCAGATGCAGCCAAGTGACCATAATGGCCTCACACAACTGGGATTTCAGTCCTCGTTGTCAGACCCTGTGTCCATCAGTTCCACGGGAGGAGCTTAGATCTGCCGCCAGAGCCCTGAATTCAGCTCCCTCTTCTGGTCTTACTAGCACTTTCCCTTTTGT ctccCAGTGA